AAGTCGGGAAACTTGCCCACTCGACTGGCTTCCCTAAGCATATTTCAAAAATCAAATACTATTCCTATAGTTTGTAATTAGTTATAATAGTCCATTGGATGATATTTTACAGTAACAATATGAGCTTCTGCCTATTTGTCATTGATATTCAAAATGGGTTTATATCTGAAAACACAAAGCATATTATACAACGGATTAAGTCTTTATTAGACCAAGATATATTTGAGTACGTTATCTTCACAAGATTTATAAATAGTTTTGAAAGTCCTTATGTAAAATATCTTAATTGGTATGGACTTCTTTCAGAAATAGATCAAAGAATTGTTTCTGAGATTGAACCATTTGTGAACAAAGTTTTTGACAAAACTATCTATACCGCTTGTAATGTAGAAACTATTACATTTATCAAAGAAAGAAATATTCAGACAATTTTTGTTTGTGGGATTGATAGTGAAGCTTGTGTATTAAAAACTGCTGTCGATTTTTTTGAATCCAATATCAGGTCTTATTTTTTAGAATATTATTCAGCATCAAATGGAGGTGATAATTGCCAGAAAGCAGCTATTTTAGTTTTAAGTCAGTTAATTGGAGTGAATCATATTATCACTGAGCCTATAAATAGAAATAATTTCAATAAATACTTGTGCTAAATTAACCATATACCACTCACTTGTGGCTAATATCCGAATACTAGGAAGCAGTCACGAAGATAATTAGATTCTGGGGAATTTCATCTAACACCTACTAGGAAACTCTATCATGAAATGATACTATATTGATGACGATCGCCTCGAAAAAAATTTTACTAAAAGCTTTTATTTATGAAACGATATGTTGCTATTGCTACTAGGATCTTTCTTTTCTTTTATTTTCTTCACTTTGCTCAAATATGTCAGGCTGATTCTCACAATTTTGAACAAGATAATTGTACTTCAAGATTGTTAACAAAAGGAGAAGGTTGTTTTGTTTATGAGGTTAAAGATAATAAAACATCTATTCCTGTTTACTATTATATTCCGGCTAAATTGAATTCAAATACTCAAATAGTATTTGCTATGCATGGGGAAAATCGGAATGCTAGAGATTATAGAAATGATTGGAGAAAAATCTATAACCATAGCCAGTCAAACTTGATATTACTTGCCCCTCAATTTGGACAAAATGACTTCCCAGGATATGCTAGTTATAATCTGGGAAATATGTTTACAAAATCTCTTATCCGACTAAAATCTCAAGACCAATGGGCATTTTCAGACATTGAAAATATTTTTGATTTTGTGAATAAAAGTGAAAAACTTCAGTTAAGTAGTTACTATATATACGGTCATTCTGCTGGAGCGCAATTTGTTCATCGAATGGTTATTTTTATGCCTCATACACGGATCAGAAAAGCTGTTGCTGCGGAAGCTGGTTCCTATACTATACCTAATAAATATATAGAGTATCCTTGTGGCTTGAAAAAACAAACTGGAAATCATCTTCCACTTGTAGAATTGAAAACGGCGTTTAGCACACCAATGACTATAATTTTGGGTAAGAAAGACAATAAACCTCTCTCAGATGAACATGATACTTATAGCTGTGATGCACAACAAGGTTCTAATCGTTTGAATCGTGGTGAATATTTTTATACTCAGGTTAAAAAAATCGCTAATTCCAGAAATGAGAATTTATCATGGACTCTTAAACAAGTTACTGCTGCTCACATTGTTGCACATACAAACCCTCCCATTGAAGATCCGATGCTGGTATCCTGTGCAGCTCTAGAATTTTTTCCCAATTTAAAAGGTATTAACTGCAATTGACACTTCTTTATATGCATTTCATTACAACGTCAAAAGCATCCCTTTAAAAGAGCCGCAACTAAGACATTTATAATTGCATGTGGATTCTTATAATGAATGCGACACTAAATAGTCCATCGCAGACATCGCATCCCCTCATCAGGCGATCGCCACCAGTTTATGGCGGGTACGCGATCGCATTGTTAATTGAGGATTGGACGGTTTAATGCGACACCGAACAGCCCGTCGTAGACATCGCCTAGTACCGCAGGGCGGAATTAAAAATTAAAAATTAAAAACGAATACAGCATGAGGGTTTCATTGATTTGGAATGGGTGGTTTATTTCCGCCGCACTGTACTAGTTTATTGTCGAGTGAGAGCGATCGCTCATAAAAGCAATTAAACATTTTTATTAGGTTTGAGGGAGTTGCCACCCCCTACTCTAATTTACAATTTCAGTTGTGACAGTTCTCTGACGCTAGTTGGTAGAATTAAGGAAATACCAACCTAGATGCAACTTATGATCAGAACCATCGAAGGCATTTATCAGGATGGGCAAATTCAGCTAACTGAGCTACCGCAAGATATTAGCGATCGCTCCCAAGTTCTCGTCACCTTTCTCAATACTAGCAAAATCGATCCAACTAAAACTACGCCAATTGATCGATCAGTTAGAGACAATTGCAGGTATTGGCCAAGGCTTTGAGGAACTCAACGCTGGTCAAACTCGCCCTATTGGGGATTTCGTCCAAGAAATGCAGCAAAAATATGGCATTTCAAGTTGAGATTACCCCAATTGCGGAAGCTCAGATTGAGCAAGCATATCGCTGGTATCGAGAGCAAAATCCTGAATTTGCCGATCGTTGGTTTTGAGGATTGATGAATGCTATTGCTACGCTACAAGAGAAGCCTCAAAGCTGTACCTTAGCAGTCGAACATGAGATTTTCCCAGAAGAAGTACGCCAACTCCTTTATGGGAAAGCCAAAAATGTATATCGAGTGCTTTCTACGATTTGAGATACCACAGTTTATGTGTTGTATGTGCGTCATACTGCTCAAGCACCGCTGACAATAAATGACCTAGACTAGCTAGAAGGTGGAGTTTAGAGTTTCAAGGCGATCGCAACAACAGTCTACTTCTTTGATTACGATGTCTACGACGGGCTGCGCCTACGCACTATCTCGTAAATTAGTTTTATTAACACGCAATCATCGGGATTTGGGCAAAGTACCCGAACTGTTAATAGAGGATTGGACGGTTTAATGCGACACCGAACAGCCCCTCGTAGACATCGCCTAGTTTATTGTCGAGTCAGGGGGTAGGCGTAGCCCGTCGCAGACATCGCAACAACGGTCTACTTCTTGTGCATCTCATATCATGTCCGTTTGATTACTTATTAAACCCTAAGAACCCCACCCCGCCAAAGCTATGCTTTGTCTCCCCTCCCCGCTTGCGGGGAGGGGATTAAGGGGTAGGGTGCAATGACTGTAGGAATCATAACTAATTATGCGGACATGATATCACAGATAATCCCTAAAGGTGATCGCAGTTCAACTTAATACTACAATTTAAAGTATTTGCTTGAGGATATCAGCAATGACGGCGAAAGAGCAACTTCTTCGAGAAATTGAGCAAGCACCAGAGGAACTGATAGAAGCAATTTTGTACATTTTGCAGTCTGTAAAGGCGCAACCTAGCTTCAAAGGTTCTAATCAAGATAGTATTCAAGAAGCAGATAGCACTCAAGTAATTGTTTCTCCTGTTCAAGCAGATAACTCTCTGCTAAATCTCTTCAACGAGTTCGAGCAATTTGCTCAGAGTATTCCTCCTGAAGAACTTGTTAACTTGCACACAGATAGCGCAGAGCAACACGACCAGTATCTCTACGGAACTCCTAAAACATCAGCATGAATCCTGTTTTCGTAGATACGTTTTACTGGATAGCGCTTGCTAATCCACGAGATGCATGGCATGTCCGCACTCAAGAGATACACAAATCACTGATGCAAACAAAACTGATTACAACCGATGAGGTGTTGACTGAGTTTGTGAATTATTTCTCAACTGCTGGTAGATACACCCGAAGTGGAATATTTCAACTAGCACAAAGCATTCTACAAAATGATCGGGTTCAAGTTATTCCCCAAACACGCGAATCTTTTTTAGGTGGTCTAGCTCTGTATTCTCAACGTTTTGATAAAGGCTATAGCTTGACAGATTGCATTTCTATGCACACCATTCGTCAACTGGAGATCATAGAGGTACTGACACACGATAAACACTTCACCCAAGAAGGCTTTGCGATCTTGTTGTCTGATTAAGTGTCGCAAGTAAGCAAAAGTCATTTAAGTCGCGATCGCAACAACAGTCTACTTCTTTTACTGCGATCGCACTTTCTCATAAATTAGTTTTGCTAACGCGCAACCATCGGGATTTCAGCAAAGTACCCGGATTGTTAATTGAGGATTGGACGGTGTAATGCGATCGCCTACTTTATTGTCAAGTGAGAGCGATCGCAACAACTGTCTACTTATTGTCCATCACACACAATCTCTAAATATGTAGTGGGCTGTTGAGTTGGGGCGATTGACTACAGGGATGTTAGATGGAAAAATTCTGGATAACCATCCCAAATTAGGTAATTAGACGCAAACTTTCTGTAAAATGTTCAGATATGGGTATTAAAAAGCTTGTCAAAAGCTGAGTATGAACAAATGAAAAATGACGCACTTGAATCACGACATAGACTTTTAGCTAAGGCAAACAAGGATGTTGTCAATTAAAAGCCTATAAAAAATCAATATTTTCAAAAATTATTAGAGAAAATCACACCATTTAATCTAAAAAATTTTCATTTAAAATAGTCTTTCATTTTACAGTTATTCTTTAAGCAAAATGCAAGCAAAATCTCAAAACTAGACTCCATAAGAGTTATACTATCTAAAGTATCAAAACAGATTCTTCCTAAATAACCCTGCAACTTGTATTTAGGCTAGAAATAGGCTCTTTTTTCTCTTGCCGCAAAAGAACCTTGCATTATATGATGTTTAGGAGCGATCGTTCTTAACCCTATTCTTACAAATCCTCTGGCATAATCACAGAAATTAATTGATTGATTGCGATTCTTCCGATAAATTCTAAAATCGCTATCAAATGTTAGCAACTCACTTTCAGGATACAGTTGTGTCATTCTCACCAAACACGCATCTGCTAATGACATTGGAACTGACTGATATTGTCGTAGCAATTCTTTAATTATTGCCGCTTCTTCACTCAAACACATCGAAATTAATATCTTTCCCTCGTCCAGTAAAGACATCACCATATCCTGACCACCGTAGATATTTCGCAACAGAAAACAGGTCTCTACAATCACAGGCTCACAAGTGAGTAAAGGCTGCTCAATTGTAGCCAAGGTATTAATTACCCAAGTATGAAGATGCTCTCTGCGATTAATAAAGGCTACTAATGGGCCAGTATCGATGATGACTCGCTGCTTCATTCAGTTCCTAAACCTTCAAGATATTGTTTGTTAGTCGCCAAATCACCGGGGCCACCATCAACGCAACCTGCAAATTGTTGAGCAGCTTCCAAAAATGAAATAGGTTCAATTTGTTCAATGTTTGTATTTTTTTGTGCTATCTGACTTTGCAGAAACTCAATAAAATCTAAGACCTCTTGTTGCTTCTCTGGCGGGAGCGATCGCATTTTTTCAGTGGCAGTTTGTATAATACTCAAAACAACCTCCAGACGTTATTTATCCGTCTTTTACACGTCCAATAATTTTAGTCTATCAGGTTAACACTCTAGAGAGGAAACGGACAAAAGATTCTGGTATGGATGCAAATTTTATCTACTGCTCAATTCAGATGATCGCACCATTTAATCAACATCTTGCTCATCGTCAGGACGGGGCAATAACTAGTAAAATATTTAACTGGTCATTGGGCATGGGTCGCAATGGTGCTTTTACGCCCTGACTGCTGAGACTGCGATACATCCCCGCCAGTGAAGGTGCAAGAAATTGATAATCGGGGGAGTATAGCAACTCCCAAGGTAAGTTCAGCACTTCGGCGTTATCGGAAATGATGCCCAGTTCACATTTATCAAGCCCGTCTCGTGTCGCTTCTTGAAAAAACTCTCTTCCTTTCTCTGTGCTGCGAAATACTAGCTCAAATAGCTGTTGTCCCCACTGCTGTAATTTTTGTTCGATTTTTGCAGCGTTATCTGGAAAAATACCGTAAAGAAACTGTAAATAATCTTCTAAGTACCAGCGCAACTCAGCCGCGTTTCCTTCATCGAAGGGTTGTTGGAAGGTCACTGCTGGGGCTAGGCGAGGATTTTCATATCCGCGTTGCCAAGAAAGTTGGATTTTGTCGTTTTGATGTGTGATTCGCAACCAATTTGTTGCCATTGCTGCTGTGCTGGTTACTGGGTAATTTGATGTTAGCTTATTTGGATAATTCACCCAGAGGAAGATTGAGTTTTAATTCAGTACAGATACAGGGATAATGTACTCAAATTCTCAATGAATTATTTTATGCTGCCAGTTATTGAGACTATTCCTTTACGTCAAATGGCTTCGGGCGATCGCCTATACTTACAAATATACAAATTCATCGGCGCTCAACCTGGTAAAAAGGTATACATTCAATCTAATCTACACGGTGCAGAAATTGCTGGCAATACCGTTATTCACCAGCTAATTGAGTTTTTATTAACAATAAATAATGCAAATTTAGCTGGAGAAATTTGGTTAGTTCCCGTTTGTAACCCAATGGGGACGAATGAACGCGCTCATCATTTTTCACCTGGAAGATATTGCGTTTATGAAGCTAAAGACTGGAATCGCATATTTTGGGATTACGAGAAAGAAGCTGATGATTTAGTAGCTTTTACTAAATCTCAACTTCATATCGATCTAGAAGTTGTTCGACAAAATTATCTAACTATAATTAAGCAAAAATTTGCGAAAATTTTAGAAAAAATTAATTCTTATAGTGGTGTTCCTTACACTGAGCATTTTGCCTACAAGCTACAAAATCTGAGTTTAGATGCAGACTACTTAATTGACTTACATAGTTCTACTAATCAAGCATTAGATTACCTTTATTTCTTCCGAAATCGACAAGAAAGTGCAAAATACTTCCTGCTTGATTTTGGAATCTTGCTGAATAAATATGATGGTGATGCTTTTGATGAAGCTTTTATCAAACCTTGGTTAGCACTGGAAGCTTGTTTTGATAAGTTTGGTAGAGATATCAAGTTTGATGTGGAAGCTTGGACACTGGAATTAGGCTCAGGAATGCAAATGAACTCTGATTCAGTTGCTAAAGGTGTACGGGGTGTAAAAAACTATTTAGTGCAAAAAGGTGTACTGCAAATTCCTGATTTATCGGATGACACAAAAACCCATGAGATGACTTTCGCATCTAGCAGCAACCGGAAAAAATATTATGCGATCGCAGGTGGGATGATTCAATCCAGAATAGCATTAGGTAGTAGGTTTAAAGCTGGAGAAAAATTGTATCAAATTCTCAGTTTTAATAAAGAAGGTAATTTACCTAGTGTTATTGATGTCTGCGCTCAACAAGATGGATTGGTTTATGATGTCGCAACAAATCAAGCTGTAAATGAAGGCGAGTTTGTATTGGGGATTATTTTCTGGCTTTTAGTCTAAAGTCCAGTTATTTAGAGGATGTTTGAAAAGTCCTCTTCTCGGTAGCAAAACGTTTTAGATTCCCCTAAATCCCCGCCACATGCAACAAGAGTGGCTCGCTGCCCAACGCAATGGCTCCCCGATAACTTGGGGGACTTTAATTGCAGTTCCCCCCTTTTTAAGGCTTGATCGGGGGGATAAATAAGTGCCTATCCTGAGCCAGAAGTCAGAATTTATCTGGATTTGGTATGATTATCGACGAAATGAGGTAAATTTGAAGTTTGATTTTTTTATATTCTGACTACTGAATTCTGACTCCTAAATTCTACAACTAAGGTTATCTCAGCTGTAAAATATAAGTGTAGAGCCAGTAGTAGATTAAACCTCGGCAAAAGCAAACCCTAAAAATGCCAGGATAATTTTATGCTTGTTTTGTGTCTAAGAAAAAACCAAGTTATCCCAGCTGTAAAATATGAGGGTGGAGCCAAAGGTGAATAGTATTGATAATTACAACTTCTCTTTTTCAGGAGAAGTAACAATCCCACAAGCTCCTCCTGACTTTAAATCAGGTTTTATCGGCATCGTTGGTCGTCCAAATGTCGGTAAATCTACTTTAATGAATCAATTAGTAGGACAAAAAATTGCCATAACTTCCCCTGTAGCACAAACTACACGCAACCGTTTGCGCGGTATATTAACTACACCAGAGGCGCAGTTAATTTTTGTAGATACGCCAGGAATTCATAAGCCCCATCATCAATTGGGCGAAGTATTGGTGCAAAATGCCAAAATTGCCATTGAATCAGTAGATGTAGTATTGTTTGTGGTAGATGGAGCAGTAGCTTGTGGATCGGGCGATCGCTATATTGCCGACTTGCTCAGTCGCAGCAAAACACCGGTGATTTTGGGCGTGAACAAAACCGATCAACAACCACCTGATTCTCAGTTTTTAGATGATAGTTACGCTCAGATGGCCCAGTCCCATGAATGGGAAATAGTGAAGTTTTCTGCGAAGACGAGTGCAGGATTACCGCAACTTCAAGAATTATTAATTGGACATTTAGAAATTGGGCCGTTATATTACCCACCAGATTTGGTTACTGACCAGCCAGAACGCTTTATTATGGGTGAACTAATCCGAGAACAAATTTTATTATTGACTCGTGAAGAAGTACCCCATTCAGTAGCGATCGCCATTGACTTAGTAGAAGAAGCTCCCACCATTACCCGTATACTTGCTACCATCAACGTTGAGCGTGATTCCCAAAAAGGCATACTCATTGGCAAAGGCGGAGCAATGCTCAAAGCAATTGGTAGTGAAGCCCGCGAACAAATCCAAAAGTTAATCGCTGGTAAAGTTTACCTCGAATTGTTTGTCAAAGTCCAACCAAAATGGCGACAGTCGCGGGTTAGTTTAGCAGAGTTAGGCTATCGGGTGGAAGAATAAAATAAGTTACGCGATTAATCGCGTCTCTACTCTTACAAACGCGATTAATCGTGTCTCTACTTTTACTCCTAACTAAATAAAAATGTCTTTAGATATTCGCTATCCCTTAAATTTACCAGCCAATGCTCCACCATTGCGAGTGTTAATTGTCGAAGATGATCCGATGATGCAACTGGGATTAGAACAATCATTAATGGCTCATCCTCAGTTAGAGATTGTTGGACAAGCAGAAGATGGTTATTTAGGAGTGCAAGCAGCACTGCAACTAAAACCCGATTTGGTGGTTATGGATATAGGATTGCCGCGATTGGATGGCATTGCAGCGACACAGCAAATTAAGGCGGCGTTACCAGCAACTCATGTAGTAATGCTGACATCTCATCAAACGGAGACAGAAATTATTGCAGCGCTATCTAGCGGTGCAGATGCGTATTGTATTAAAGGTGCAAGTGTGGAACGATTGTTAAGTGCGATCGCAGCCGCAGTTGATGGTGCAGCCTATCTCGATCCCCAAATTGCGCGGCGAGTAATTGACAATCTCAAACCACCTACACCCACTAGCAATAGCGCTAACTTATCTGGACGCGAATTAGAAGTATTGAAACTCATGGTAGACGGGTTGAGTAACCCAGAGATTGCTGAAAAACTCTATCTCAGTCCCAACACCATCAAAACTCACGTCCGAGGGATTATGAATAAATTAGCAGTGGACGATCGCGTGCAAGCAGCAGTCGTTGCATTACGTTCAGGTTTGGTTTGATGTTGAAGAAATTAAAATATTTGAACATCGCTGAAAATTGCTGTTTATCAAGAAAGGCAGAGGGCAGGAGGCAGAAGGCAGAAGGGAATACTGCCTCCTCCCTCTGCCTGTGACCGAACCGAACTTGGGTATAAAACCCCACCGTCTATACGGTGCTTACAATTGGTTGGGGTCTGAATCCCCAACGAAAAAGTTCCTTCTGCCCTCTGCCCTCTGCCTTCTTCAACTGAAATTTGCAAATTTTCTAGAACTTTAAAATATCTAATGATTCTTCTATTTCTAAATCTAATATTATTTCTCGTGTATCTTTGAGTGCTTCTAGTTTACCTTCTTTACGATAAATATCTGCCGCTTTCTGAAAATCTTCAATTGCTCCCTGTTTATCCGCTATTTCTAAACGAATGTTGCCACGGTTGTAATAAGCATCGGCATAATTAGAATTAATATGTACTGCTTGAGTATAATCTTCAATTGCTCCTTCAAAATCTTCTAAGTCAGAACGAGCATTACCACGGTTGTAATAAGCATCAGCATAGTTAGGATTAATCTGTATTGCCTGAGTATAATCTTCAATTGCTCCTTCAAAATCTCCTAAATCAGAACGAGCATTACCACGTTTTTTATACGCTATGGCATCTTGAGGATTAATCTTGATTGCTTGAGGAAATGTCGGTTGAGAGCCTAATAAATAACGAGCAATTCCACGGTTTTTATAAGCATCGGCATAATGTGGGTTAATTTTAATAGCTTGGGTATAATCCTCAATTGCTCCTTGGTTATCTCCTATATGAGAACGAGCTTCAGCCCGGTTTTTATAAGCAACGGCAACATTAGGGTTAATTATGATAGCTTGGGTATAATCATTAATTGCTTCTTCTAATCGCCCCATCTGATATAGAGCTAAACCTCGTTTATTGTAAGATTTAGCATCATTAAGATTAACCTTAATTACCTGAGAATAATCTGCGATCGCAGCTTCATAATCTCCTGCTTGATAGTGGGCTAAACCTCGCTTATAATATAAATCAACATCATTCTGATGAGTTTTTAAAGCTTGATTGTAATTGCTAATCGCATTTGTATATTCTCCTTTTTCAAAACATTCATCACCCAATTTTACATAAAGGATATTTAAATCATCATCACTATATTCAGGTTGTAAAGAAGATTTTATCAATTGATTATTAATTGGCTTAGTAGATATAATTTCCTGCTTTGGGATATATTTGTAAATTGATGATTTCTGCTGAGAATAATTATTTAAAGAAGATTGTAATTGTTCTAGATAGCACCATAAACCACCACCATATAGTAATTGTTCTATACCAAAGGAGATTTTACCAGTCTTCAACT
This Nostoc sp. KVJ3 DNA region includes the following protein-coding sequences:
- a CDS encoding type II toxin-antitoxin system VapC family toxin — translated: MKQRVIIDTGPLVAFINRREHLHTWVINTLATIEQPLLTCEPVIVETCFLLRNIYGGQDMVMSLLDEGKILISMCLSEEAAIIKELLRQYQSVPMSLADACLVRMTQLYPESELLTFDSDFRIYRKNRNQSINFCDYARGFVRIGLRTIAPKHHIMQGSFAAREKRAYF
- a CDS encoding cysteine hydrolase; this translates as MSFCLFVIDIQNGFISENTKHIIQRIKSLLDQDIFEYVIFTRFINSFESPYVKYLNWYGLLSEIDQRIVSEIEPFVNKVFDKTIYTACNVETITFIKERNIQTIFVCGIDSEACVLKTAVDFFESNIRSYFLEYYSASNGGDNCQKAAILVLSQLIGVNHIITEPINRNNFNKYLC
- the era gene encoding GTPase Era: MRVEPKVNSIDNYNFSFSGEVTIPQAPPDFKSGFIGIVGRPNVGKSTLMNQLVGQKIAITSPVAQTTRNRLRGILTTPEAQLIFVDTPGIHKPHHQLGEVLVQNAKIAIESVDVVLFVVDGAVACGSGDRYIADLLSRSKTPVILGVNKTDQQPPDSQFLDDSYAQMAQSHEWEIVKFSAKTSAGLPQLQELLIGHLEIGPLYYPPDLVTDQPERFIMGELIREQILLLTREEVPHSVAIAIDLVEEAPTITRILATINVERDSQKGILIGKGGAMLKAIGSEAREQIQKLIAGKVYLELFVKVQPKWRQSRVSLAELGYRVEE
- a CDS encoding succinylglutamate desuccinylase/aspartoacylase family protein, giving the protein MLPVIETIPLRQMASGDRLYLQIYKFIGAQPGKKVYIQSNLHGAEIAGNTVIHQLIEFLLTINNANLAGEIWLVPVCNPMGTNERAHHFSPGRYCVYEAKDWNRIFWDYEKEADDLVAFTKSQLHIDLEVVRQNYLTIIKQKFAKILEKINSYSGVPYTEHFAYKLQNLSLDADYLIDLHSSTNQALDYLYFFRNRQESAKYFLLDFGILLNKYDGDAFDEAFIKPWLALEACFDKFGRDIKFDVEAWTLELGSGMQMNSDSVAKGVRGVKNYLVQKGVLQIPDLSDDTKTHEMTFASSSNRKKYYAIAGGMIQSRIALGSRFKAGEKLYQILSFNKEGNLPSVIDVCAQQDGLVYDVATNQAVNEGEFVLGIIFWLLV
- a CDS encoding type II toxin-antitoxin system VapC family toxin is translated as MNPVFVDTFYWIALANPRDAWHVRTQEIHKSLMQTKLITTDEVLTEFVNYFSTAGRYTRSGIFQLAQSILQNDRVQVIPQTRESFLGGLALYSQRFDKGYSLTDCISMHTIRQLEIIEVLTHDKHFTQEGFAILLSD
- a CDS encoding DUF2281 domain-containing protein — its product is MSIIQTATEKMRSLPPEKQQEVLDFIEFLQSQIAQKNTNIEQIEPISFLEAAQQFAGCVDGGPGDLATNKQYLEGLGTE
- a CDS encoding tetratricopeptide repeat protein, yielding MDWITLLRSLQSDFIKRLTSGCLLHCETEGQYSELTIISGERLKALREFCWLMAEKYKRVSPVRDVFISYLKGKLGEEVVKERLADFITEVDYEKRFGGDGNIDFTLTSDPSIGIEVKSRHGSIDRVRWSISSEEVEKNAVVVCILIQEDVSEAQSEYHLFLAGFLPTRMIKLKTGKISFGIEQLLYGGGLWCYLEQLQSSLNNYSQQKSSIYKYIPKQEIISTKPINNQLIKSSLQPEYSDDDLNILYVKLGDECFEKGEYTNAISNYNQALKTHQNDVDLYYKRGLAHYQAGDYEAAIADYSQVIKVNLNDAKSYNKRGLALYQMGRLEEAINDYTQAIIINPNVAVAYKNRAEARSHIGDNQGAIEDYTQAIKINPHYADAYKNRGIARYLLGSQPTFPQAIKINPQDAIAYKKRGNARSDLGDFEGAIEDYTQAIQINPNYADAYYNRGNARSDLEDFEGAIEDYTQAVHINSNYADAYYNRGNIRLEIADKQGAIEDFQKAADIYRKEGKLEALKDTREIILDLEIEESLDILKF
- a CDS encoding response regulator, with the protein product MSLDIRYPLNLPANAPPLRVLIVEDDPMMQLGLEQSLMAHPQLEIVGQAEDGYLGVQAALQLKPDLVVMDIGLPRLDGIAATQQIKAALPATHVVMLTSHQTETEIIAALSSGADAYCIKGASVERLLSAIAAAVDGAAYLDPQIARRVIDNLKPPTPTSNSANLSGRELEVLKLMVDGLSNPEIAEKLYLSPNTIKTHVRGIMNKLAVDDRVQAAVVALRSGLV